The proteins below come from a single Triticum aestivum cultivar Chinese Spring chromosome 5D, IWGSC CS RefSeq v2.1, whole genome shotgun sequence genomic window:
- the LOC123125522 gene encoding uncharacterized protein gives MGACNSCEATAVAAVTGASAVGEATAARVVLADGQLQRFPGGTRASQAMKAAAAAAPAGACFLCSADGLELGGAVAAVAGDEELQPGQLYFVLPGAMRRRALQAEEMAALAIRASAALAGDHDGPLVFPDSASGAPAARSGVKGGSRRRSRRAPSLGRDFVPDLGAIAE, from the coding sequence ATGGGCGCGTGCAACTCGTGCGAGGCGACGGCCGTGGCGGCGGTCACGGGGGCCTCCGCGGTGGGCGAGGCCACGGCGGCAAGGGTCGTGCTCGCGGACGGCCAGCTGCAGCGGTTCCCCGGGGGCACCCGGGCGTCGCAGGCCAtgaaggccgcggcggcggcggctcccgcggGCGCGTGCTTCCTGTGCAGCGCCGACGGGCTCGAGCTCGGCGGcgcggtggccgcggtggcgggcgacgaggagctgcagccCGGGCAGCTCTACTTCGTGCTGCCCGGCGCGATGCGGCGGCGGGCCCTGCAGGCGGAGGAGATGGCCGCGCTCGCGATCCGCGCCAGCGCCGCGCTGGCCGGCGACCACGACGGCCCGCTCGTGTTCCCCGACTCGGCCAGCGGCGCCCCCGCGGCGAGGAGCGGCGTGAAGGGTGGGTCCCGCCGGCGGTCGCGGAGGGCCCCCAGCCTGGGGCGCGACTTCGTGCCGGATCTAGGCGCCATTGCAGAGTAG